The following are encoded together in the Eptesicus fuscus isolate TK198812 chromosome 16, DD_ASM_mEF_20220401, whole genome shotgun sequence genome:
- the C16H2orf16 gene encoding uncharacterized protein C2orf16 homolog isoform X2 — translation MALTWGLTLPLPSHVSLLLLFGLLVWGLWVLFSGKQSTEQVAAETDSDSEISKQHRLEKIQQFTAQQWEENPSMGCIKTNLTNFSGFPERWTQECILCLQQIFQHLESTRSALMEPYLPEPQDISSSTSCVCLTQEPILPFCDCKMTTYSTMPCISSGSSCNNSNLSHSSVFSEGTIWQSRSHSLPILSKKQPPVFKNQSTSLPPFPLSELGKSKIFPNLAVLSPLRPQSSLINSIFESSDFCKQVKTKYERRRKNHLTSDHWPNSVFKERPRVPEWASTRLSPLARRELERHMAWKVCTLQKQKVPLPVKESWAMLNYLIEVHGSIPEPEKPQIQLSMPINQSTEQNINNKYPDLPSFQRHVNTGVESGLNRTETKISQSLILGKQSQPGGSPQVLGSKLLVTSMGISPPKSLRVDIMQKETTLLEKDPKHVLELNLEQRVRGLREKSIQQHETQVTNVELTPRLPYQVTNSIKVTPLALLQVMDSMGVNPESHSELTESVGLFSQPNEVVKPIETARVRSKPAYHIIEPVEVTPRPRHQVIESMNMTSRLLNQVTDNVKVTPEALLEAMDSMGIIKKSHPYITESVGKTPRLQYQVKESVKINTLLDHQVIQPRKMGRRPQHTVMENVEMTPGPQHKVIESVGITSKPQSQTIKPVKIIPEPICQNTKSLNMIPRPLHPVIDVIKITPVALLQAMDCMGIIPPAQPDSTPDSQTHISNLPLKATQPDDLMFSNSPTTIDPHGIREYVSVPSKLPPKVMESVGMPSLQTIHSLKTTPRLESSIEIIIEPQSQVVDSQDLTPRPISQVKESLKLIPGPCIQVLDSMAMTPQPYHQGTESITLTPVSTQDLESSRLTPRHQILEYSEMSPRQSHQVIETIEFSSDIWLQREKSVEFTQSHHQIMESLGTIPKSLGQGTKSMEMSQKPLHQVTESTVMTNTPQLQGVKNMGAKSVPKLQVIDSMKLSSELPNVKSEKQTMGPGLQNIKSVDITTGSIPQIVKYEQLIPIVNSIELAIEVQQQSVKAGKLTPIPQLQSGKFVQSYPGFQFQGEKSIQLTLGPQQQSEKSAELAQVPQWQNRKSTDLTSISQLQGMECVHLILPPGFPGIKPVELTPGPQQEDMKSVKLAPKPWLQDLRSDETDRVLLLPDVEPQVVKCRRLIPETQVEDMIYEEQTPGIHIPGVKSVKLVPKPNHQVTEPKVLTLWQASDSLGMISEPGYQEPETKLTSDICHQEKESVGLIQSSLGNTPSSDNDISHKFISESQIADTKSMELTPGHQLPSLNFSELTRGPQLQSMKSEFIQVPQWQDVTTVEWTPISKFQGLKSEALIREPQLEDMKSMQLTPNPQLGDVKSMVLTTGPQVGGEQQVELTPGSELQGLKSELLISESELEDVKSVALTPGECLRCPSPQLEGEKSVEITLSPQVDIKSVKTTPDSKLQGMKSVQLQGENSVPFAPGTLLQELKWQGTKPEELTSEPQMQHMKFLEINPCLKRQSLKSLEETPDPLQCIKSVKLTRSLKRQVDITRIQKFQRLKSVDSAPRQQFQGQAFVNVSTETEQNGEKSVISPEQQCVNSEQLKRGSKSEDGMSLELNPELNFKDGKLADLNFELQLKEMKPFELTPKSNIQDVKSKEFKAEPQLHQVKPLVLTSELQLQGVKTVDLKQEPQPGSMRCIQWIPGPEFQSVKSVGLNLGSQPQKVKSVELKSFIRSRDVKSSELSRGPKTQGATYMECNCEPHLQNVKTPELSQGSQLQKGKFLVSTSEPQHQGMKSVELNQEPQLRSTKSVEWIPALEFKGIKSLLNLELQSQCVKPVEWKTLIQSRDRKSSSTLTSKPELQGIQSLASCQEHQPQGSDLKPCLQLQEVKPLWSSQGTQLQGVKCLEPQLLEVKSRVLSQGSQSDKTIESSSLLHLKSVKSSELGLQTKLQCVKSENFNAGSQQQSLKFSMFPPKIKSQDMKSTELNPSSQLQGTTFSKSTRGTEIRGVKSIDFKPGSLLQGMKSSQGTSKTKLQDVEHKKLIPGPQMQVVKSSKLIPGTKLEKALSAEFTGPQLQDIDSSRLLMDIKLKDVKCMNLRSGLHLQSMKSSEVIKKKKLQDMKSVELKPSPKLQGEKSDLTLAGKFPGAKFVVLDSDPQLQHIKCSDLIMGIKLQDMKSLGSNSIPHFQDTKSSKGTKPQEMKSFFNSESQIQSKKSESIQGTKLLDVNTLRFSHDPKLQGGNPSDLTQRKKLQGVKPVKFNPGPQGQGEKSDLTLEWGVQDLKSVELKLVPQSQGVTSELTPETKLQNEEYVEFITRPMWQDMKSSTSTPGTKVKDVKSLGFNSAPHNRKLSMLTRGTHLQGMKSMEFNSGAKLQGAESSESINLQIMDSTEVNDGSKFQVAKPSELTLESEVHSVISPEFNAGKRWQNEKSYKLNPWPELQNVKFMVSNPEPYLQGVNSSELTSVSKHQGMKSSELNPEIQSETSMVFNHGPHWQGLKSKLIPGSKFLDIAPVECNPRLQMQCENSCELNTGTKLQCVNSTRCNRGPPLQGIKSFELTSDIMTTEFNLDPKLQGVNSSELKSGSELQCMNSIKFNPGPQIEGMKPSELNPGPESQGTKSILFNPGSHLQSVKSSKLTPGIKFPEGQVLQNHLGSQQQAGHSVLDPQLNGAKSVLYVPEPLFEDIKSVKMNKEPLFCGANSVNLISGSEMQDLKCEVFALESCFQKVKSVELNPRSNNEVKSAELTSQPTSPFEHPTVLTHEQGDQAVKSIGIKIRPQVTESEDLNLRQVYQKGESKELTSGEELQIGNYFSRRLPNSSNSVISSSVKKTSELGLWDSEMTEVSRALDIKNLWTDILQPKESFIDPASTFPLFFHNQSSDKTTNSVETSHSEISWVYNVSKERIQLRQVAELENSLQGLSQHPPQSWRSPSKTFQAGSGARRGFTWSVLGRQQNVWESHSWKQRLPRKYLSNMLMLGNVLGTTMGRKLCSQTSLTERSTADTCQSIQNLFGVPAELMEFSQSLLETGRGTIFQASMVKNYIQRHTSCHGHEKRMALRIWTRGSMSSIIQQYSGTRVRIKKTNSKLNDIPQEVLQHIPVSCTGGQLPDPVESESSFNIFLTVKDPVAVEESENSQRDSQTRVLESQHPLEPSFLSQSKTDLSEQFQLLKDLQLKIAAKLLRSQIPHNIPPPLTSGLVLKYPLCLQCGRCSGFNCHKLQTTFGPYLLIYPQLHLVSTPEGHGEIRLRLGFRLRIGKRSQVPKYYRRDRPLTPRSPVSPGKICNQASKSPTSTIDFLSQSSQSPASLQVHISRDLEGKTDIGEPGHYELTEVHSLSESDSESTQDEEWTKVRSKNTHDSKYPMKRINKRFRTQNKKFSTNSRTIIQSPSRKLPFHLKGKRNGACQTTTDSLKRHPKKPSQPKFIKLLFQGLRKAFQTARRIMAFVGPKPEDRTRADHLWSSKNCQPEQKASDYSLQDVERERIPVVELKPTDPTTEQESMLWEELEHFCSAQPPKTDSSFQSTPFPLPRCRVSQRSVTTIRHPLGAVQNESGSRPKKNFYRKEISSSESQNSKRGMGVQAQGRMLHGTPKKRTSYSHLKEILVPKKPNHHSFHRERTPYNFSDRSHSSPSPRRHRSPSRRSHRNPSGRSHLSPSRRSHRSPSWRTHLSPSRRSHRSPSRRHRSPSRRRHLSPSRRSHLSPSRRSHRSPSRRTHLSPSRRRHRSPSRRSHRSPSRRRHHSSFQMSHHSLSERSHPSSLERRCRSPSERRCRRLSARRNHSPCKRRRHSHSERSRHSPPERTRGRPSARTLSAPKEKRKRGSRRERPRHTFSKDFMSYSNIF, via the exons ATTTCAAAGCAGCATAGATTGGAAAAGATCCAGCAATTCACAG CTCAACAGTGGGAAGAAAATCCCAGCATGGGTTGCATTAAAACTAACCTGACAAA CTTTTCAGGCTTTCCTGAGCGATGGACCCAGGAATGTATACTCTGTCTTCAACAGATCTTCCAACATCTGGAAAGTACAAG ATCAGCTCTTATGGAACCATATTTGCCTGAACCGCAGGATATTTCTTCCTCCACTTCCTGTGTTTGTTTAACTCAGGAGCCTATTCTACCCTTTTGTGACTGTAAGATGACAACATATTCTACTATGCCCTGCATCTCCTCTGGATCATCATGCAACAACTCCAATTTGTCTCACTCTTCTGTCTTTTCTGAAGGAACAATCTGGCAATCCCGGAGCCACAGCTTACCTATTTTATCTAAAAAGCAACCACCTGTTTTCAAGAACCAAAGCACATCCCTGCCTCCTTTTCCGCTCTCAGAGCTTGGGAAATCAAAAATCTTTCCGAATTTGGCAGTTCTTTCACCTTTAAGACCTCAAAGCTCTTTAATCAACTCTATTTTTGAATCCTCAGATTTCTGCAAGCAAGTGAAAACAAAGTatgagagaaggaggaagaatcaTTTGACATCAGATCATTGGCCAAATTCTGTTTTCAAAGAGAGACCTCGAGTCCCAGAGTGGGCTTCAACCCGGCTCTCTCCTTTGGCTAGGAGGGAGTTAGAGAGACATATGGCTTGGAAGGTTTGTACTTTGCAGAAACAAAAAGTGCCTTTGCCTGTGAAGGAATCATGGGCAATGTTGAATTATTTAATTGAAGTACATGGAAGCATCCCTGAACCAGAGAAACCCCAAATCCAGTTATCTATGCCCATTAATCAAAGCACTGAGCaaaatatcaacaataaataCCCAGACCTTCCATCATTTCAGCGCCATGTGAACACTGGAGTGGAATCTGGATTAAatagaacagaaacaaaaatttcaCAATCACTTATCCTAGGTAAGCAGTCACAACCTGGCGGGAGCCCCCAAGTCCTTGGATCTAAGCTGTTAGTTACATCAATGGGCATTTCACCTCCCAAAAGTTTAAGAGTTGACATAATGCAAAAGGAAACCACTTTACTGGAGAAGGACCCAAAACATGTGCTAGAGCTTAATTTAGAACAGAGGGTAAGAGGTCTTCGAGAAAAAAGCATACAGCAGCATGAGACCCAAGTGACTAATGTGGAGTTGACTCCAAGGCTACCATATCAAGTCACAAATAGCATAAAGGTAACACCATTGGCATTACTTCAAGTCATGGATTCAATGGGGGTGAACCCAGAATCACATTCAGAATTGACAGAATCTGTAGGTTTGTTTTCACAGCCAAATGAAGTTGTGAAACCAATAGAAACAGCGAGGGTAAGATCAAAACCAGCATATCATATAATTGAACCTGTAGAGGTAACCCCAAGGCCTCGGCATCAAGTTATAGAATCCATGAACATGACCTCAAGATTACTGAATCAAGTCACAGATAATGTGAAGGTAACTCCTGAAGCATTGCTTGAAGCCATGGATTCCATGGGGATAATTAAAAAATCACACCCATATATAACAGAATCAGTGGGAAAGACCCCAAGGCTACAATATCAAGTTAAGGAGTCAGTGAAAATTAACACATTGTTGGATCATCAAGTCATACAACCAAGAAAGATGGGGAGAAGACCACAGCATACAGTCATGGAAAATGTGGAAATGACCCCAGGGCCACAACATAAAGTTATTGAATCAGTAGGCATAACTTCAAAGCCACAAAGTCAAACCATAAAACCAGTGAAAATTATTCCAGAACCAATATGTCAAAACACAAAATCATTGAACATGATACCCAGGCCATTGCATCCAGTCATAGATGTCATAAAAATAACTCCAGTGGCACTATTACAAGCTATGGATTGCATGGGGATAATTCCACCAGCACAGCCAGATAGTACCCCAGATTCACAGACTCATATTTCAAATTTGCCCCTAAAGGCAACTCAACCAGATGATTTGATGTTTTCTAATTCTCCTACTACTATTGATCCACATGGAATTAGAGAGTATGTGAGTGTACCTTCCAAGCTACCACCTAAAGTCATGGAATCAGTAGGGATGCCATCACTTCAAACCATACATTCTTTGAAGACAACCCCAAGGTTGGAGTCATCCATTGAAATAATCATAGAACCACAGTCACAAGTTGTAGACTCCCAGGATTTGACCCCAAGGCCAATATCTCAAGTCAAGGAATCTCTGAAGTTGATTCCTGGGCCATGTATTCAAGTGCTAGACTCCATGGCGATGACTCCACAACCTTATCATCAAGGCACAGAATCTATTACATTAACCCCAGTGTCAACTCAAGACTTAGAATCTTCGAGGTTGACCCCAAGGCATCAAATCCTGGAATATTCAGAGATGAGCCCAAGGCAAAGCCATCAAGTTATAGAAACTATAGAATTTAGCTCTGACATATGGCTACAAAGGGAGAAATCTGTAGAGTTTACACAGTCACATCATCAAATAATGGAATCTTTAGGTACAATCCCAAAATCACTGGGTCAAGGTACAAAATCTATGGAAATGAGTCAAAAACCACTGCATCAAGTTACAGAATCCACAGTAATGACTAATACACCACAGCTTCAAGGTGTGAAAAATATGGGGGCAAAGTCAGTGCCAAAACTTCAAGTTATAGATTCTATGAAGCTATCCTCAGAGTTGCCAAATGTAAAATCTGAGAAACAGACCATGGGACCAGggttacaaaatataaaatctgtAGATATAACCACAGGTTCAATCCCACAAATAGTAAAATATGAACAGCTGATTCCAATTGTGAACTCTATAGAATTGGCCATAGAAGTTCAACAGCAGAGTGTAAAAGCTGGTAAGTTGACCCCTATACCACAGTTGCAAAGTGGGAAATTTGTACAGTCATACCCAGGATTTCAGTTTCAAGGAGAGAAATCTATCCAATTGACCCTCGGACCACAACAGCAAAGTGAAAAATCTGCTGAGTTAGCCCAAGTACCACAGTGGCAAAATAGGAAATCTACAGATTTGACCTCCATTTCACAGTTGCAAGGTATGGAATGTGTTCATTTGATCCTACCACCAGGGTTTCCAGGTATAAAACCTGTGGAGTTGACCCCAGGACCACAACAGGAGGATATGAAATCTGTGAAGTTGGCCCCAAAGCCATGGTTACAAGACCTAAGATCTGATGAGACAGACCGAGTGCTATTGCTTCCAGATGTGGAACCTCAAGTGGTAAAATGTAGGAGGTTGATTCCTGAGACACAGGTAGAAGATATGATATATGAAGAGCAGACACCAGGGATACACATTCCAGGAGTAAAATCTGTAAAGTTGGTCCCCAAACCAAATCACCAAGTCACAGAACCTAAAGTATTGACCCTATGGCAAGCTTCAGACTCTTTAGGGATGATTTCAGAACCAGGATATCAAGAACCAGAAACAAAGTTGACCTCTGACATTTGTCACCAGGAGAAAGAATCTGTGGGGTTGATACAATCATCTTTAGGAAATACCCCAAGCTCTGACAATGACATTTCTCATAAATTTATCTCAGAGTCACAGATAGCAGATACAAAATCTATGGAGTTAACTCCTGGGCATCAGTTGCCAAGTCTAAACTTCTCTGAGTTGACCAGAGGACCACAGTTACAAAGTATGAAATCTGAATTTATCCAAGTACCACAGTGGCAAGATGTAACAACCGTGGAGTGGACCCCAATCTCAAAGTTTCAAGGTTTAAAATCTGAGGCACTAATACGAGAGCCACAGCTGGAAGATATGAAATCTATGCAGTTAACACCAAACCCACAATTGGGAGATGTCAAATCTATGGTGCTAACCACTGGGCCACAGGTGGGAGGTGAGCAACAAGTGGAGCTGACTCCAGGTTCAGAACTTCAAGGTTTAAAGTCTGAGTTGTTGATTTCAGAGTCAGAGCTGGAAGATGTGAAATCTGTGGCCTTAACTCCAGGAGAATGCCTGAGATGCCCAAGTCCACAACTGGAAGGTGAGAAATCTGTGGAAATAACCTTAAGCCCACAGGTAGATATAAAATCTGTAAAAACCACCCCAGATTCCAAGCTTCAAGGTATGAAATCTGTTCAGTTGCAAGGTGAGAATTCTGTTCCTTTTGCACCAGGGACATTGCTCCAAGAGCTTAAATGGCAGGGTACGAAACCTGAGGAATTGACTTCAGAGCCACAAATGCAACACATGaaatttttggaaattaacccatgTTTAAAACGTCAAAGTTTAAAATCATTAGAGGAGACTCCAGATCCACTGCAATGTATAAAATCTGTGAAGTTGACCCGAAGTCTAAAGAGGCAGGTAGATATAACCAGAATACAAAAGTTTCAAAGACTAAAATCTGTGGATTCAGCACCAAGGCAACAGTTTCAAGGGCAAGCATTTGTGAATGTAAGTACTGAGACAGAACAAAATGGTGAGAAATCTGTAATCTCACCAGAGCAGCAATGTGTGAATTCAGAGCAATTGAAGAGAGGGTCTAAGTCAGAAGATGGGATGTCTTTGGAGTTAAATCCAGAGCTAAACTTTAAAGATGGAAAATTAGCAGACCTCAACTTTGAGTTACAgttaaaagaaatgaaaccatTTGAATTGACCCCAAAATCAAATATTCAAGATGTAAAATCTAAGGAGTTTAAAGCTGAACCACAGTTGCACCAAGTGAAACCTTTGGTATTAACTTCAGAACTACAGCTTCAAGGGGTGAAAACTGTTGATTTAAAACAAGAGCCACAGCCTGGAAGTATGAGATGTATTCAGTGGATACCAGGACCCGAGTTCCAAAGTGTGAAATCTGTAGGGTTAAATCTTGGGTCACAACCTCAAAAAGTCAAATCTGTAGAGTTGAAATCTTTTATACGATCAAGAGATGTGAAGTCATCTGAATTGTCTCGAGGGCCAAAAACTCAAGGTGCAACATATATGGAGTGCAACTGTGAGCCACATTTGCAGAATGTGAAAACTCCTGAGTTGTCCCAAGGATCACAACTGCAAAAAGGGAAATTTTTGGTGTCAACATCAGAGCCACAGCATCAAGGTATGAAAAGTGTAGAGCTAAACCAAGAACCACAGCTTAGAAGTACAAAATCTGTTGAGTGGATACCTGCACTAGAGTTTAAAGGTATAAAATCTCTGCTAAATCTTGAGTTACAATCTCAATGCGTCAAACCAGTAGAGTGGAAAACTTTGATACAGTCAAGGGATAGGAAATCATCATCTACATTGACTTCAAAACCAGAGCTTCAAGGTATACAATCTTTGGCATCATGCCAGGAACATCAGCCTCAGGGTTCTGATTTGAAACCTTGTTTACAGCTTCAGGAAGTGAAACCCTTATGGTCATCCCAAGGAACACAGCTTCAAGGTGTAAAGTGTCTTGAACCACAGCTTCTGGAGGTGAAATCTAGGGTATTAAGCCAAGGGTCACAAAGTGATAAAACTATAGAGTCCAGCTCTCTACTACACTTGAAAAGTGTCAAGTCATCTGAGTTGGGTCTTCAAACAAAGCTTCAGTGTGTGAAATCTGAGAATTTCAATGCTGGGTCACAGCAGCAAAGTCTAAAATTTTCCATGTTTCCACCTAAGATAAAGTCCCAAGATATGAAATCTACAGAGTTAAATCCTAGCTCACAGTTGCAAGGTACAACTTTTTCTAAATCAACAAGAGGGACAGAGATTCGAGGTGTTAAATCTATAGATTTCAAACCTGGGTCATTGTTACAAGGTATGAAATCTTCTCAAGGGACCTCAAAGACAAAGCTTCAGGATGTAGAACATAAAAAATTAATCCCTGGCCCCCAGATGCAAGTTGTGAAATCTTCTAAGCTAATACCGGGGACAAAGCTTGAAAAAGCACTATCAGCAGAATTCACAGGCCCTCAGTTGCAAGATATAGATTCTTCTAGGTTGCTCATGGATATAAAACTTAAAGATGTAAAATGTATGAATTTAAGGTCTGGACTACACTTGCAGAGTATGAAATCTTctgaagtgattaaaaaaaaaaagcttcaagaTATGAAATCTGTAGAATTGAAACCTAGTCCAAAATTACAAGGTGAGAAATCTGACTTGACCCTGGCGGGGAAGTTTCCAGGTGCAAAATTTGTAGTGTTGGACTCAGATCCACAGTTACAACATATAAAATGTTCTGACTTGATCATGGGTATAAAGCTTCAAGATATGAAATCTTTGGGGTCCAATTCTATACCACACTTTCAAGATACAAAATCTTCTAAAGGGACAAAGCCTcaagaaatgaaatcattttttaactCTGAATCACAGATACAAAGTAAAAAATCTGAGTCAATTCAAGGGACAAAGCTTCTAGATGTGAACACCTTAAGGTTCAGTCATGATCCAAAGTTACAGGGTGGAAACCCTTCTGATTTAACCCAGAGGAAGAAGCTTCAAGGGGTGAAACCTGTGAAGTTCAACCCTGGACCACAGGGACAAGGTGAGAAATCTGATTTGACACTGGAGTGGGGGGTTCAAGATTTGAAATCTGTTGAGTTAAAACTTGTTCCACAGTCACAAGGTGTGACTTCTGAATTAACACCAGAGACAAAGCTTCAAAATGAAGAATATGTGGAGTTCATCACCAGACCAATGTGGCAAGATATGAAATCTTCTACATCTACTCCAGGTACAAAAGTAAAAGATGTTAAATCTTTGGGGTTCAACTCAGCCCCACACAATAGGAAATTGTCTATGTTGACACGAGGCACACACCTTCAAGGTATGAAATCTATGGAATTCAACTCTGGGGCAAAGTTGCAAGGTGCAGAGTCCTCTGAGTCGATAAACCTTCAAATAATGGACTCTACAGAGGTCAATGATGGCTCAAAATTTCAGGTTGCAAAACCCTCTGAGTTGACCTTGGAATCAGAGGTTCACAGTGTGATATCTCCTGAGTTCAATGCTGGAAAGCGGTGGCAAAATGAGAAATCTTATAAGTTAAATCCATGGCCAGAGCTTCAAAACGTCAAATTTATGGTGTCCAACCCTGAGCCATATTTGCAAGGTGTGAACTCTTCTGAATTAACTTCAGTTTCAAAACATCAAGGTATGAAGTCTTCTGAATTGAATCCAGAGATTCAAAGTGAGACATCTATGGTGTTCAATCATGGACCACATTGGCAAGGTTTGAAATCTAAATTGATTCCAGGGTCAAAGTTCCTAGATATAGCACCTGTGGAATGCAACCCTAGGCTACAGATGCAGTGTGAAAATTCTTGTGAGTTGAATACAGGGACAAAATTACAATGTGTAAATTCTACTAGATGTAACCGTGGGCCACCCTTGCAAGGTATAAAATCTTTTGAATTGACTTCAGATATAATGACAACAGAGTTCAACTTGGACCCAAAGCTGCAAGGTGTGAATTCTTCTGAATTGAAATCAGGGTCAGAACTTCAATGCATGAACTCTATAAAGTTTAATCCAGGGCCACAGATAGAAGGCATGAAGCCTTCTGAATTGAATCCTGGGCCAGAATCTCAAGGCACaaagtctattttatttaatcctggaTCACATTTGCAAAGTGTAAAATCTTCTAAATTAACTCCGGGGATAAAATTTCCAGAAGGCCAAGTTTTGCAGAACCACCTTGGGTCACAGCAACAAGCTGGGCACTCTGTTTTGGATCCTCAATTAAATGGTGCAAAATCTGTGTTATATGTACCAGAGCCACTGTTTGAAGATATAAAGTCTGTGAAGATGAACAAAGAGCCATTGTTTTGTGGTGCAAATTCTGTGAACTTGATTTCAGGCTCTGAGATGCAGGACTTAAAATGTGAGGTGTTTGCACTAGAATCAtgttttcaaaaagtaaaatcTGTGGAGTTAAATCCACGGTCAAATAATGAAGTGAAATCTGCAGAATTAACCTCACAGCCAACATCTCCATTCGAGCATCCTACAGTGTTGACTCATGAACAAGGGGATCAGGCTGTGAAATCTATAGGTATAAAAATAAGGCCTCAAGTTACAGAATCTGAGGATTTGAATTTAAGACAGGTATATCAGAAGGGGGAATCTAAGGAGTTAACATCAGGAGAAGAGTTACAAATAGGGAATTATTTCTCTAGACGTCTACCCAACTCTTCAAACTCAGTCATCTCAAGTTCTGTCAAAAAAACATCTGAATTAGGTCTTTGGGATTCTGAGATGACAGAAGTATCAAGAGCATTGGATATAAAAAACCTTTGGACAGATATTTTGCAGCCTAAAGAGTCCTTTATAGATCCTGCTTCAACTTTTCCCTTGTTCTTTCATAACCAATCCTCTGATAAGACAACCAACTCTGTAGAAACCTCCCATTCTGAGATCTCATGGGTGTATAACGTATCTAAGGAGAGGATTCAACTGAGGCAGGTGGCAGAGTTAGAGAACTCACTCCAGGGCCTCTCCCAACATCCACCACAAAGCTGGAGATCACCATCTAAGACCTTCCAGGCAGGATCAGGGGCTCGAAGAGGATTCACCTGGTCTGTCCTGGGAAGACAACAGAATGTCTGGGAGAGTCACTCCTGGAAGCAGAGACTTCCTAGAAAGTATCTCTCCAATATGCTAATGTTGGGGAATGTCTTGGGAACCACTATGGGAAGGAAGCTTTGTTCTCAAACATCTTTAACAGAAAGGTCTACTGCTGATACCTGTCAATCTATTCAGAATTTATTTGGGGTTCCTGCTGAATTGATGGAATTTTCCCAGAGTCTGCTAGAGACAGGTCGAGGAACTATTTTTCAGGCTTCAATGGTCAAAAACTACATTCAGAGACATACTTCATGCCATGGTCATGAGAAAAGAATGGCCTTAAGGATATGGACACGTGGTTCTATGTCCTCCATAATACAGCAATACTCTGGAACTAGAgtgagaataaagaaaacaaactcaAAGCTCAATGATATACCCCAGGAAGTCCTTCAGCACATTCCCGTTTCATGTACAGGGGGTCAGCTTCCTGACCCAGTAGAGTCAGAGTCTTCCTTCAATATATTTCTCACTGTGAAAGATCCTGTTGCAGTGGAAGAGAGTGAGAACTCACAGAGAGATTCACAGACAAGGGTTTTGGAGTCCCAACACCCACTCGAGCCAAGTTTCCTTTCCCAGTCCAAGACTGACCTCTCAGAACAGTTCCAATTGCTAAAAGATCTGCAACTGAAAATAGCAGCAAAACTGTTAAGGAGTCAAATACCTCACAATATACCTCCACCTCTCACTTCAGGTCTGGTCCTAAAATACCCTCTCTGCCTACAGTGTGGCCGATGTTCAGGATTTAATTGTCATAAATTACAGACTACTTTTGGACCTTACCTTCTTATCTATCCACAGCTCCACCTTGTAAGCACGCCAGAAGGCCATGGAGAGATTAGATTGCGCCTTGGCTTTAGGTTACGAATTGGAAAAAGATCCCAAGTTCCAAAGTATTATAGAAGAGACAGGCCCTTGACACCAAGGAGCCCTGTATCACCAGGTAAAATCTGTAATCAAGCTTCCAAGAGTCCTACTTCTACAATAGATTTCCTGTCTCAGTCTTCTCAGTCTCCTGCATCCTTACAAGTCCACATTAGCCGTGACTTGGAAGGAAAGACAGATATTGGAGAGCCTGGGCACTATGAACTCACTGAAGTCCACTCGTTATCAGAGAGTGACTCTGAAAGCACTCAGGATGAAGAGTGGACTAAAGTGAGAAGCAAAAATACCCATGATTCAAAGTATCCAATGAAAAGAATCAACAAGAGatttagaacacaaaacaaaaagttcTCTACAAACAGCAGAACCATAATACAGAGTCCCTCTAGGAAATTACCATTCCACttgaaagggaaaagaaatggaGCATGTCAGACAACTACTGACTCTTTAAAAAGACACCCCAAGAAACCCTCCCAACCCAAATTCATTAAACTGCTTTTTCAGGGACTAAGAAAGGCATTCCAAACCGCACGCAGAATTATGGCATTTGTTGGGCCAAAGCCTGAGGACAGGACAAGGGCGGACCATTTGTGGTCAAGCAAAAACTGCCAACCAGAACAAAAAGCCTCTGACTATAGTTTACAAGATGTCGAAAGAGAGAGGATTCCAGTTGTCGAGCTAAAGCCAACAGACCCAACCACTGAACAGGAGAGCATGCTGTGGGAAGAATTAGAACACTTCTGCTCAGCACAACCACCAAAAACAGATAGCTCTTTCCAATCCACACCTTTCCCACTGCCCAGGTGCAGAGTTTCCCAAAGAAGTGTCACCACCATCAGACATCCTTTGGGTGCTGTTCAAAATGAGAGTGGCAGCAGACCTAAGAAGAACTTCTACAGAAAAGAAATCTCTAGCTCAGAGTCCCAGAACTCCAAAAGGGGAATGGGAGTTCAGGCCCAAGGGAGAATGCTACATGGTACCCCTAAGAAGAGAACCTCATACAGTCACCTTAAAGAGATACTCGTGCCTAAGAAACCAAACCACCACAGCTTCCATAGGGAAAGAACCCCATATAATTTCTCTGACAGGAGCCATAGCAGTCCCTCTCCGAGGAGACATCGCAGTCCCTCTCGGAGGAGCCATCGCAATCCCTCTGGGAGAAGCCATCTCAGTCCATCTCGGAGGAGCCATCGCAGTCCCTCTTGGAGGACCCATCTCAGTCCCTCTCGGAGGAGCCATCGCAGTCCCTCTCGGAGACATCGCAGTCCTTCTAGGAGGAGACATCTCAGTCCCTCTCGGAGGAGCCATCTCAGTCCCTCTCGGAGGAGCCATCGCAGTCCGTCTCGGAGGACCCATCTCAGTCCCTCTCGGAGGAGACATCGCAGTCCTTCTAGGAGGAGCCATCGCAGTCCCTCTCGGAGGCGCCATCACAGTTCTTTTCAGATGAGCCATCACAGTCTCTCTGAGAGGAGTCATCCAAGTTCCTTGGAGAGGAGATGCCGCAGTCCCTCTGAGAGGAGATGCCGCAGACTCTCTGCGAGGAGAAATCACAGTCCCTGCAAGAGGAGACGACATAGTCATTCTGAGAGGAGCAGACACAGCCCACCGGAGAGAACCCGGGGAAGGCCCTCTGCGAGAACTCTCAGTGCCCCTAAGGAGAAGCGCAAACGCGGCTCGCGTCGGGAGAGGCCCAGACATACTTTTTCTAAAGATTTCATGAGCTACTCAAATATCTTCTAG